In Ruania zhangjianzhongii, the following proteins share a genomic window:
- a CDS encoding Rieske 2Fe-2S domain-containing protein: protein MTQPSDQPDDEARGFLGELTNLWHPVAAADKVPQFHVYHGQLLGQELAIWRAEDDYINVWENRCLHRGVRLTIAQNDGRELKCQYHGWRYANRTAACTYIPAHPANAPARTITNRTFPTRVASGLVWSSIGEPVGEPPAVPSGLVARPMPVAAKPIDVLQVLLTSPPQVAGQDRAATQQGALGVNVPGVAVFFVQPVDGGRSIIRTVLDPALPVHSARGRLALFRAVDTELTGIRRRAEELTGLGPEPERLSPRYEPVPAEISSIPSAGEYREFPTRVRVVSARETAPGIRAFELTSTTDVPLPSGQPGSHIDVMLPNGLVRQYSLINGPGETGSYVIAVRRTPDSTGGSRALHESVRTGDVLAVSLPRNNFPLRQDHERTILIAGGIGLTPLLSMAQTLQYHGLGAELHYFVTHAEDVAFQERLDQLDGVHIRSGLNPTATEAELRAILGRTERERTQLYICGPPPMLDAMRAIARETGWASENVHFEYFRNDRPVDDSSRFEIVLSRSVMNLTVEPGATILETVRAAGVSVASSCEQGACGTCRVTVIGGEPDHQDVYLDDEEKAAGRSLMTCVSRSLSPTLTLDL, encoded by the coding sequence ATGACGCAGCCCAGCGACCAGCCCGACGATGAGGCTCGAGGTTTCCTCGGTGAGCTGACGAACCTGTGGCACCCGGTGGCCGCCGCCGACAAGGTGCCACAGTTCCACGTCTATCACGGTCAGCTGCTCGGCCAGGAGCTGGCGATCTGGCGTGCCGAGGACGACTACATCAACGTGTGGGAGAACCGGTGCTTGCACCGAGGGGTGCGGCTGACCATCGCGCAGAACGATGGCCGCGAGCTGAAGTGCCAGTACCACGGGTGGAGGTACGCGAACCGTACTGCCGCGTGCACCTACATTCCCGCGCACCCGGCGAACGCTCCTGCCCGCACGATCACCAATCGGACGTTCCCGACCCGGGTGGCCTCCGGGCTGGTCTGGAGCAGTATCGGCGAGCCAGTCGGTGAGCCGCCGGCCGTACCGTCCGGTCTGGTGGCGCGGCCGATGCCGGTGGCAGCGAAGCCGATAGACGTCCTGCAGGTGCTGCTGACCAGCCCGCCGCAGGTGGCGGGCCAGGACCGCGCCGCGACGCAGCAGGGTGCGCTCGGCGTCAACGTGCCGGGGGTCGCGGTCTTCTTTGTCCAGCCGGTGGACGGTGGGCGCTCCATCATCAGGACGGTGCTGGATCCCGCGCTACCGGTGCACTCGGCGAGGGGGCGGCTGGCACTGTTCCGCGCAGTGGACACCGAGCTGACCGGGATCCGCCGGCGCGCCGAGGAGCTGACCGGTCTAGGGCCGGAGCCGGAACGTCTATCGCCGAGGTACGAACCTGTCCCGGCTGAGATCTCGTCCATTCCCTCGGCAGGCGAGTACCGGGAGTTCCCCACCCGTGTCCGAGTGGTCAGTGCACGGGAGACCGCGCCTGGGATCCGCGCGTTCGAGCTGACATCGACGACGGACGTCCCGCTGCCCAGCGGGCAGCCCGGGTCGCACATCGACGTGATGCTCCCGAACGGCCTGGTCCGGCAGTACTCGTTGATCAACGGCCCCGGCGAGACCGGCAGCTACGTGATCGCGGTGCGTCGCACCCCGGACTCGACCGGCGGATCGCGTGCCCTGCACGAGTCGGTGCGCACCGGCGACGTCCTGGCGGTATCGCTGCCGCGCAACAACTTCCCGCTCCGGCAGGACCACGAGCGAACGATTCTGATCGCAGGTGGCATCGGACTGACGCCTCTGCTGTCCATGGCCCAGACGCTCCAGTACCACGGCCTGGGAGCAGAGCTCCACTATTTCGTCACGCATGCGGAGGACGTCGCTTTCCAGGAGCGCCTGGACCAGCTCGACGGAGTCCACATCCGCTCTGGCCTGAACCCCACGGCGACCGAGGCAGAGCTGCGAGCCATCCTCGGCAGGACCGAGCGGGAGCGAACCCAGCTCTACATCTGTGGCCCCCCGCCGATGCTGGATGCCATGCGCGCTATCGCGCGGGAGACTGGGTGGGCGTCGGAGAACGTCCACTTCGAGTACTTCCGCAACGACCGGCCCGTCGACGACAGCAGCCGGTTCGAGATCGTGCTCTCCCGCTCGGTGATGAACCTCACGGTCGAACCGGGCGCGACGATCCTCGAGACCGTGCGCGCCGCAGGCGTGTCCGTGGCTTCTTCCTGTGAGCAGGGCGCATGCGGTACCTGCCGGGTCACGGTGATCGGCGGTGAGCCGGACCATCAGGACGTGTACCTGGACGATGAGGAGAAGGCGGCCGGGAGGTCCCTGATGACCTGCGTCTCTCGTTCCCTGTCCCCGACGCTCACGCTCGACCTCTGA
- a CDS encoding aromatic ring-hydroxylating oxygenase subunit alpha produces the protein MNSLAVLSDARNSAECRDRVLLDLWHPIGALSQLPSHGEWHDQLLGVPLRIERTAGGAFRATRKDRPDEELPVQERFSYLWTSLGEPRDLFDIPEAHEADRRLLHAGSIMVHTSAGRGMENFLDMGHFPFVHPGVLGDEPRTEVKDYTVTSSVADHEIWATECVFYQPQAAMDSTEGAEVDYAYRVMHPNCAALFKSNAKQPERFDTVALFIQPLDEEHIRAHMWLCLLDDDSPDWALRRFQVDIFGHDKPILENQLPRRLPLDPRAETPIRADKTGVSYRRMLSQLGVRYGVIPGAV, from the coding sequence ATGAACTCCTTGGCTGTGCTTTCTGACGCCCGAAACTCGGCCGAGTGCCGGGATCGGGTGCTGCTGGACCTGTGGCATCCGATCGGCGCCTTGTCCCAGCTTCCCTCGCACGGAGAATGGCACGACCAGCTCTTGGGTGTTCCGCTGCGGATCGAGCGGACCGCGGGCGGCGCGTTCCGAGCGACCCGGAAGGACCGACCCGATGAGGAGCTCCCGGTCCAGGAACGCTTCAGCTACCTGTGGACCTCGCTGGGTGAGCCCAGGGACCTTTTCGATATCCCCGAGGCACACGAGGCCGATCGCCGCCTGTTGCACGCGGGATCGATCATGGTGCATACGTCGGCCGGTCGCGGTATGGAGAACTTCCTCGACATGGGGCACTTCCCCTTCGTCCATCCGGGTGTCCTGGGCGACGAGCCGCGCACAGAGGTCAAGGACTACACGGTCACGTCCTCGGTGGCCGATCACGAGATCTGGGCCACGGAGTGTGTGTTCTACCAGCCACAAGCGGCGATGGACAGCACGGAGGGGGCCGAGGTGGACTACGCCTACCGGGTGATGCACCCGAACTGCGCAGCGCTCTTCAAGTCGAACGCAAAGCAACCGGAACGCTTCGACACGGTGGCGTTGTTCATCCAGCCGCTGGACGAAGAGCACATTCGTGCGCATATGTGGCTCTGTCTCTTGGACGACGACAGTCCCGACTGGGCGTTGCGCCGGTTTCAGGTCGACATCTTCGGCCACGACAAACCCATCCTGGAGAATCAGCTGCCCCGGCGCCTCCCGCTCGACCCGCGTGCGGAAACACCGATCCGCGCGGACAAGACCGGCGTCTCCTATCGACGGATGCTGTCACAGCTCGGTGTCCGTTACGGCGTCATTCCCGGGGCGGTCTGA
- the bcp gene encoding thioredoxin-dependent thiol peroxidase: MTTLTAGDTAPDFTLSDQNGAEVSLTEARAGADKGVIVYFYPKAATPGCTTEACDFRDNLSSLAAAGYQVIGLSPDPVEDLRAFAEAESLTFPLAADTDHSVAEAYGAWGPKTMNGQTFEGVRRSTFVVNPDGSVRLAQYDVDATGHVARLRAELLGS; this comes from the coding sequence ATGACCACGCTGACTGCAGGGGACACTGCCCCAGACTTCACCCTGAGCGACCAGAACGGCGCCGAGGTCTCGCTGACCGAGGCCCGGGCCGGAGCGGACAAGGGTGTGATCGTCTACTTCTACCCGAAGGCGGCTACTCCCGGATGCACCACCGAGGCCTGCGACTTCCGGGACAACCTGTCCTCGCTGGCCGCTGCCGGCTACCAGGTGATCGGTCTGTCCCCGGACCCGGTCGAGGATCTGCGCGCCTTCGCCGAGGCCGAATCGCTGACCTTCCCGCTGGCCGCCGACACCGATCACTCGGTGGCCGAGGCCTACGGTGCCTGGGGTCCGAAGACGATGAACGGCCAGACCTTCGAGGGCGTGCGCCGGTCCACCTTCGTGGTGAACCCGGACGGGTCGGTGCGCCTCGCCCAGTACGACGTCGACGCCACCGGGCACGTGGCCCGGCTGCGTGCGGAGCTGCTCGGTTCCTGA
- the aceB gene encoding malate synthase A, which translates to MGDEMGNVSGIEIVGDLPERAEEVLTEPAQELIVELHRMLAGRRAEALAAREKRVADLAAGGTLDFLAETADVRADETWQVAAPAPGLVDRRVEITGPTDKKMTINALNAGAKVWLADQEDANTPHWSSVIGGQVNLLDAINRSIDFTAENGKSYALKPDEELATIVVRPRGWHLDEKHILVDGEPTSGALVDFALFVATAGLRQIEKGQGPYFYLPKMEHYLEARMWNDAFNLASDTLGFARGTIRATCLIETIPAAFQMEEILYELREHSAGLNAGRWDYLFSVIKNFRTRGKEFLLPDRNAITMTVPFMRAYTELLVRSCHKRGAHAIGGMAAFIPSKDEQVNAAAYEKVRADKSREAGDGFDGSWVAHPGMVDTCREVFTEVLGERPNQIDNKREDVSVTAADLLDIAATPGEVTEEGLRNNIDVALQYLRAWLGGLGAVGIHNLMEDAATAEISRSQIWQWLHNEIELADTHRVVTADLVEQLVAEVVPTLPGEPSDYDDAKSLFLEVAVSDEYADFLTVPAYERMA; encoded by the coding sequence ATGGGAGACGAGATGGGCAACGTCAGCGGAATCGAGATCGTCGGCGATCTACCCGAGCGTGCGGAGGAGGTGCTCACCGAACCGGCCCAGGAGCTGATCGTCGAACTGCATCGGATGCTGGCCGGCCGCCGGGCCGAGGCGCTCGCCGCTCGGGAGAAGCGGGTGGCCGATCTGGCCGCCGGCGGCACCCTGGACTTCTTGGCCGAGACTGCCGACGTCCGGGCGGACGAGACCTGGCAGGTCGCCGCGCCGGCGCCCGGACTGGTGGACCGCCGGGTGGAGATCACCGGCCCGACCGACAAGAAGATGACGATCAACGCCCTGAACGCCGGTGCGAAGGTGTGGCTGGCCGATCAGGAGGACGCGAACACGCCGCACTGGAGCTCGGTGATCGGCGGGCAGGTCAACCTGTTGGACGCGATCAACCGCAGCATCGACTTCACCGCGGAGAACGGCAAGTCCTACGCCCTGAAACCGGACGAGGAGCTGGCCACGATCGTGGTCCGCCCGCGCGGCTGGCACCTGGACGAGAAGCACATCCTGGTGGACGGTGAGCCCACTTCGGGCGCGTTGGTGGATTTTGCGCTGTTCGTGGCGACGGCTGGTCTGCGGCAGATCGAGAAGGGTCAGGGCCCGTACTTCTACCTGCCGAAGATGGAGCACTACCTTGAGGCGCGCATGTGGAACGACGCCTTCAACCTCGCCTCGGACACGCTCGGTTTCGCCCGCGGCACCATCCGGGCCACCTGCCTGATCGAGACGATTCCGGCAGCTTTCCAGATGGAGGAGATCCTCTACGAGCTGCGGGAGCACTCCGCGGGCCTGAACGCCGGCCGCTGGGACTACCTGTTCTCGGTGATCAAGAACTTCCGCACCCGGGGCAAGGAGTTCCTCCTGCCGGACCGGAACGCGATCACCATGACCGTGCCGTTCATGAGGGCTTACACCGAGCTGCTGGTGCGTAGTTGTCACAAGCGCGGGGCGCACGCGATCGGCGGGATGGCCGCATTCATCCCGAGCAAGGACGAGCAGGTCAACGCCGCTGCGTACGAGAAGGTTCGTGCGGACAAGTCCCGCGAGGCCGGCGACGGCTTCGACGGCTCCTGGGTGGCCCACCCCGGCATGGTGGACACCTGCAGGGAGGTGTTCACCGAGGTGCTGGGTGAGCGCCCGAACCAGATCGACAACAAGCGCGAGGACGTGTCCGTCACGGCAGCCGACCTGCTCGATATCGCCGCCACGCCCGGCGAGGTCACCGAGGAGGGCCTGCGCAACAACATCGACGTGGCGCTGCAGTACCTGCGCGCCTGGCTCGGCGGGCTCGGTGCGGTCGGGATCCACAACCTGATGGAGGACGCCGCCACTGCGGAGATCTCCCGCTCACAGATCTGGCAGTGGCTGCACAACGAGATCGAACTCGCCGACACCCACCGGGTGGTCACCGCCGACCTGGTCGAGCAGCTGGTGGCCGAGGTGGTCCCCACCCTGCCCGGCGAGCCGTCCGACTACGACGACGCCAAGTCCTTGTTCCTGGAGGTGGCCGTCTCCGACGAGTACGCCGACTTCCTCACCGTGCCTGCCTACGAAAGGATGGCCTGA
- a CDS encoding 8-oxoguanine deaminase, with protein MSTLWLQNPLAIHLGAETPSEAAAGGIVVDTTAGTVTELVASGAQPSTVPEATFDASAHVITPGLINTHHHFYQTLTRAWPPVANSKLFDWLVALYPVWARLDAEAMRLATTVAMAELLESGCTTAADHHYLFPDGAEVSIDVQVEVARELGMRAVLTRGSMSVGEDEGGLPPQHTVQDSATILADSERLVRAYHERGDGAQIQIALAPCSPFSVSTTLMADSAALAEDLDVRLHTHLAETLDEEDYCLEHFGMRTVDYLESVGWLTDRAWLAHGIHFDDGEIARLGAAGTAVAHCPSSNMRLASGIARAVELEDAGAPVGIGVDGSASNDSSNMIREVRQALYLQRLRYGAETVTTGRALDWATRGSAAALGRTDIGTIRAGAQADLALFRPEGLAFSGSHDPLTALLLCGVERADRVMVAGSWRVVDSHVVGLDTESLIARHSEVARRLVAGA; from the coding sequence ATGAGCACACTGTGGTTGCAGAACCCGTTGGCGATCCACCTGGGCGCCGAGACCCCGTCCGAAGCCGCTGCCGGTGGCATCGTGGTAGACACCACGGCTGGCACCGTCACCGAGCTGGTCGCTTCCGGCGCGCAGCCGTCGACCGTGCCGGAGGCGACCTTCGACGCCTCGGCGCACGTGATCACCCCGGGCCTGATCAACACCCACCACCACTTCTATCAAACGCTCACCCGGGCCTGGCCGCCGGTGGCCAACAGCAAGCTGTTCGACTGGCTGGTGGCGCTCTATCCGGTGTGGGCGCGCCTGGACGCCGAGGCGATGCGGCTGGCCACCACTGTGGCGATGGCCGAGCTGCTGGAGTCCGGCTGCACCACCGCCGCCGACCACCACTACCTGTTCCCGGACGGCGCCGAGGTCAGCATCGACGTACAGGTCGAGGTGGCCCGAGAGCTCGGGATGCGCGCTGTGCTGACCCGCGGCTCGATGAGCGTGGGAGAGGACGAGGGTGGTCTGCCGCCGCAGCACACGGTGCAGGACTCGGCGACGATCCTCGCCGACTCGGAGCGGCTGGTCCGCGCTTACCACGAGCGAGGTGACGGCGCGCAGATCCAGATTGCCCTCGCCCCCTGCTCACCGTTCTCCGTCTCCACCACGCTGATGGCCGACAGCGCTGCCCTCGCCGAGGACCTGGACGTTCGGCTGCACACCCACCTGGCGGAGACGCTCGACGAGGAGGACTACTGCCTGGAGCACTTCGGGATGCGCACCGTGGACTACCTGGAATCGGTCGGCTGGCTGACCGACCGGGCCTGGCTGGCGCACGGCATCCACTTCGACGACGGTGAGATCGCCCGCCTCGGTGCCGCCGGCACCGCCGTGGCACACTGCCCCAGCTCGAACATGCGCCTGGCCTCGGGAATCGCCCGCGCCGTGGAGCTGGAGGATGCCGGCGCCCCTGTGGGCATCGGCGTGGACGGCTCGGCGTCGAACGACTCTTCGAACATGATTCGGGAGGTCCGGCAGGCCCTCTACCTGCAACGACTGCGCTACGGCGCCGAGACCGTCACCACCGGGAGGGCGTTGGACTGGGCCACCCGCGGTTCGGCCGCGGCCCTCGGTCGCACCGATATCGGCACCATCCGCGCTGGCGCCCAGGCCGACCTGGCGCTGTTTCGCCCCGAAGGGCTGGCCTTCTCCGGGTCGCACGACCCGCTGACCGCGCTGCTGCTGTGCGGTGTGGAGCGGGCCGACCGGGTGATGGTGGCCGGCAGCTGGCGGGTGGTCGACTCCCACGTGGTCGGCCTGGACACCGAGTCGCTGATCGCCCGGCACTCCGAAGTCGCTCGGCGGCTGGTCGCCGGCGCTTAG
- a CDS encoding PP2C family protein-serine/threonine phosphatase produces the protein MTAMADDQARILVVDDTEVNRELLVRRLHREGHATAVAGNGREALDQLSDGTFDLVLLDIMMPEVNGYQVLEQMQADDSLRHLPVILISALDDTESIIKGLELGADDFLPKPFNPHILRARVGASLARKRLHDREQLHARSLERELDIAREIQAGFLPETLPTCAGWNMAAWFQPARRVSGDLYDAFALPGGRLTGVVVADVCDKGVGAALFMALVRSLMRALAARIITAGGETVAQARELVSTVNDYIARTHDRDHMFATMFFGIIDAQTGALIYVNAGHEPPVITGPGGLRAQLQPTGPAVGMLPEMTFAAQSEEIAPGETLLVYTDGVTDAVGADGRRYSEERLLELVAHAPGSAEATVERIRTDLDTDPSAGLFDDITLFVAHRDAREVAPA, from the coding sequence ATGACCGCGATGGCCGATGACCAGGCGCGAATCCTCGTGGTCGACGACACTGAGGTCAACCGTGAGCTCCTGGTGCGGCGACTGCACCGCGAGGGGCACGCCACCGCCGTCGCCGGTAACGGGCGCGAAGCGCTCGACCAGCTGAGCGACGGCACCTTCGACCTGGTGCTCCTGGACATCATGATGCCGGAGGTGAACGGCTACCAGGTGCTCGAGCAGATGCAGGCCGACGACAGCCTGCGCCACCTGCCGGTGATCCTGATCTCCGCACTCGACGACACCGAGAGCATCATCAAGGGGCTGGAGCTGGGCGCTGACGACTTTCTGCCCAAGCCGTTCAACCCGCACATCCTGCGCGCCCGGGTCGGTGCCAGCCTCGCCCGCAAACGGCTGCACGACCGGGAGCAGCTGCACGCGCGGAGCCTGGAGCGTGAGCTGGACATCGCCCGCGAGATCCAGGCCGGCTTCCTGCCGGAGACGCTGCCGACCTGTGCAGGCTGGAACATGGCGGCATGGTTCCAGCCTGCGCGCCGGGTCAGCGGCGACCTCTACGACGCCTTCGCCCTGCCGGGCGGTCGGCTCACCGGCGTGGTCGTGGCCGATGTGTGCGACAAGGGAGTCGGTGCCGCGCTGTTCATGGCGCTGGTCCGCAGCCTGATGCGGGCGTTGGCTGCGCGGATCATCACCGCCGGCGGAGAGACCGTGGCGCAGGCGCGCGAGCTGGTCAGCACGGTGAACGACTACATCGCCCGCACTCACGATCGCGACCACATGTTCGCCACGATGTTCTTCGGGATCATCGATGCCCAGACCGGCGCTCTGATCTACGTCAACGCCGGTCATGAGCCACCGGTGATCACCGGCCCGGGCGGTCTGCGCGCACAGTTGCAGCCCACCGGGCCGGCGGTGGGGATGCTGCCGGAGATGACCTTCGCCGCCCAGAGTGAGGAGATCGCGCCGGGGGAGACGCTCCTGGTCTACACCGACGGGGTCACCGATGCCGTCGGTGCCGACGGCCGGCGGTACTCCGAGGAGCGACTGCTCGAGCTCGTGGCGCACGCACCAGGCTCCGCCGAGGCGACCGTGGAGCGGATCCGTACCGACCTCGACACAGATCCCTCCGCCGGTCTGTTCGATGACATCACCCTGTTCGTCGCGCACCGAGATGCACGCGAGGTGGCACCGGCCTAA
- a CDS encoding patatin-like phospholipase family protein, giving the protein MTAEQPHPADGVGSPGRRTRLAIVIGSGGVKCAAAVGMWRVLQREGIRPDLVVGCSGGSLYAAAMALGMDAREAEAHSFRMWHGLFSRVHYRSLLRSLLPGRLGFSERMGLVDDRGIETALAELYGDAGFADTRIPLHIAATDLHSGERVGLSSGTVSDAVRASIAMPLLLRPWPIAGRLLVDGGVSDPLPISLAIREGADIILAMGFETPALGKMSSLLGVARQSLSMTTNHLLRSTYAFYSAVHHAEIVPIMPEFETPISVTDTDRIPDIIDRGERATLDVLPYLRQLGLVSAEVAP; this is encoded by the coding sequence ATGACTGCGGAACAGCCTCACCCGGCCGACGGCGTCGGCTCGCCTGGCAGGCGAACCCGGCTGGCGATCGTGATCGGCTCCGGGGGTGTGAAGTGCGCGGCCGCCGTGGGGATGTGGCGGGTGCTGCAGCGCGAGGGCATCCGGCCCGACCTCGTCGTCGGCTGCAGCGGTGGCAGCCTGTATGCCGCGGCGATGGCGCTCGGCATGGATGCGCGCGAGGCGGAGGCGCACAGCTTCCGGATGTGGCACGGGCTGTTCAGCCGGGTGCACTACCGCTCGCTGCTGCGCAGCCTCCTGCCGGGCCGGCTGGGCTTCAGTGAACGGATGGGCCTGGTCGATGACCGCGGGATCGAGACCGCACTGGCTGAGCTCTACGGCGATGCCGGCTTCGCCGATACTCGCATCCCGCTACACATCGCCGCGACCGACCTGCACTCGGGAGAACGGGTCGGGCTCTCCTCGGGCACCGTGTCCGACGCCGTCCGGGCCAGTATCGCGATGCCGCTGCTGCTCCGGCCCTGGCCGATCGCCGGCCGGCTGCTCGTCGACGGTGGCGTCTCCGATCCGCTGCCGATCAGCCTGGCGATCCGGGAGGGCGCCGACATCATCCTCGCCATGGGGTTCGAGACACCAGCGCTGGGAAAGATGAGCTCGCTGCTCGGTGTCGCCCGGCAGTCGCTGTCGATGACCACCAACCACCTGCTGCGGTCCACCTACGCCTTCTACAGCGCCGTGCACCACGCCGAGATCGTGCCGATCATGCCCGAGTTCGAGACACCGATCAGCGTCACCGACACCGACCGGATCCCGGACATCATCGACCGCGGCGAGCGCGCCACCCTGGACGTGCTGCCCTACCTGCGCCAGCTCGGTCTGGTCTCGGCCGAGGTGGCGCCATGA
- a CDS encoding patatin-like phospholipase family protein, giving the protein MPPERAGEGSVETAGVHTAATAEVAAARSSRKRVALVIGSGSVQCAAALGLWKVLQREQIDIDLLVGCSGGSLYASVMALGHDVDTCERLTRELWTPELTRRRDLRSLLSAAMPRAFGFDGSFGMISDRQLLTTLEELFGQSRIEDTGVPLHIVATDAANGQMVPLGSGYVRDAVRASIAIPYIWKPWTVDGRSLFDGCASDPLPVDVAIREGADVILAMGFESPFPKRVRSATRYAFQVNSIYTNNLFRANYAFHNLAHHAEIIPVLPEFDRPVRLFDTHEIPYVIEEGERAAEAQLNYLRQALEGPV; this is encoded by the coding sequence ATGCCGCCTGAGCGTGCGGGGGAGGGCTCGGTCGAGACGGCCGGGGTGCACACGGCGGCCACGGCCGAGGTGGCGGCGGCGCGGTCGTCGCGCAAGCGGGTGGCGCTGGTGATCGGTTCGGGCAGCGTGCAGTGCGCCGCTGCCCTGGGGTTGTGGAAGGTGCTGCAGCGCGAGCAGATCGACATCGATCTGCTGGTGGGGTGCAGCGGCGGCAGCCTCTATGCCTCGGTGATGGCGCTCGGGCACGATGTGGACACCTGCGAACGCCTGACCCGGGAGCTGTGGACACCGGAGCTCACCAGACGCAGGGACCTCCGCTCGCTGCTGTCCGCGGCGATGCCCCGTGCCTTCGGCTTCGACGGTTCCTTCGGCATGATCAGCGACCGGCAGCTGCTCACCACGCTCGAAGAGCTGTTCGGCCAGAGCCGCATCGAGGACACCGGTGTGCCGCTGCACATCGTGGCCACCGATGCCGCCAACGGCCAGATGGTGCCGCTGGGCAGCGGGTACGTCCGCGATGCGGTGCGCGCCAGTATCGCCATCCCGTACATCTGGAAGCCCTGGACCGTGGACGGCCGTTCGCTGTTCGACGGATGCGCCTCGGATCCGCTACCGGTGGATGTGGCCATCCGGGAGGGTGCGGACGTGATCCTGGCGATGGGGTTCGAGAGCCCGTTCCCGAAACGGGTCCGCTCGGCCACGCGCTACGCGTTCCAGGTCAACAGCATCTACACCAACAACCTGTTCCGGGCGAACTACGCCTTTCACAACCTGGCCCACCATGCCGAGATCATCCCGGTGCTGCCGGAGTTCGACCGGCCGGTGCGACTGTTCGACACGCACGAGATCCCGTACGTGATCGAGGAGGGGGAGCGAGCGGCCGAGGCACAGCTGAACTATCTGCGCCAGGCACTGGAGGGGCCGGTATGA
- a CDS encoding STAS domain-containing protein — MEIEIHRQEHAAVVVITGSVDGLTAQTLLGTLQGYVEAGHTQLVADLAEVDYTSSAGLRALLATVKQTRQHGGDLRLASIKAPVRKVLELSGFTSILKVYDDVPSALSSYAA; from the coding sequence ATGGAGATCGAGATTCACCGCCAGGAGCATGCCGCGGTCGTGGTGATCACCGGCAGCGTCGACGGACTGACGGCGCAGACCCTGCTGGGCACGCTGCAGGGCTACGTCGAGGCGGGCCATACCCAGCTGGTCGCTGACCTGGCCGAGGTCGACTACACCAGCAGCGCCGGCCTGCGCGCGCTGCTGGCCACGGTGAAGCAGACCCGCCAGCACGGCGGCGACCTTCGCCTGGCGAGCATCAAGGCGCCGGTGCGCAAGGTGCTGGAGCTGAGCGGTTTCACCAGCATCCTGAAGGTCTACGACGATGTGCCGAGCGCACTGAGCAGCTATGCCGCCTGA
- a CDS encoding ATP-binding protein, protein MSSDRGGDDGRYQATQVSDLAGLVAFVERSCTSVGAHADDASDVRLATEEVFVNILQHGYGGRPGPVSVRIDATPARITVTLTDEAPAFDPAELPTPDLATGGEHRALGGLGWHLVRRVMDEVRHEDVAEMGNVFTLVKELSAGPDGPSH, encoded by the coding sequence GTGAGCAGCGATCGGGGCGGAGACGATGGCCGCTACCAGGCCACCCAGGTGAGCGACCTCGCCGGTCTGGTGGCGTTCGTCGAGCGCTCCTGTACCAGCGTGGGTGCCCATGCCGACGATGCCTCGGACGTGCGCCTGGCCACCGAGGAGGTCTTCGTCAACATCCTCCAGCATGGCTACGGCGGCCGGCCGGGTCCGGTCAGCGTGCGGATCGACGCCACTCCGGCGCGAATCACCGTCACGCTCACCGATGAGGCGCCGGCATTCGACCCGGCGGAGCTGCCGACGCCCGACCTCGCCACCGGCGGCGAGCACCGCGCCCTGGGTGGGCTGGGTTGGCATCTGGTGCGCCGGGTGATGGACGAGGTCAGACATGAGGACGTGGCCGAGATGGGCAACGTGTTCACGCTGGTCAAAGAACTTTCCGCGGGGCCCGACGGGCCATCGCACTAG
- a CDS encoding response regulator, producing MKILLVEDNEMNRDMLSRRLVRRGHLVVTATDGAAAVATTRTEQPDVVLMDLGLPVTDGWEATRQIKSDPRTATIPVIALTAHAMTEDRERALAAGCDDFDTKPVDLERLTAKIAAVTRDGAQS from the coding sequence ATGAAGATCTTGTTGGTCGAGGACAACGAGATGAACCGGGACATGCTCTCCCGCCGACTGGTGCGCCGCGGGCACCTCGTGGTGACGGCGACGGACGGGGCCGCGGCCGTGGCGACCACCCGGACCGAACAGCCCGACGTGGTGCTGATGGACCTCGGTCTGCCGGTGACCGACGGCTGGGAAGCCACGCGCCAGATCAAGTCGGACCCGCGTACTGCGACGATCCCGGTGATCGCGCTGACAGCGCATGCGATGACCGAGGACCGCGAGCGTGCCCTCGCGGCCGGCTGCGACGATTTCGACACCAAGCCGGTGGACCTGGAACGCCTGACGGCCAAGATCGCCGCCGTCACTCGAGACGGCGCCCAGTCGTGA